The DNA region CCCGAGGTGTCCCAGGGCTGCCAGATCACCAGGGCGACGACGACGGCGATGGCGATCAGCCAGCCCCAGTTCGAGGAGCCGCCCGAAGAGGGGGCGGTCGCCGGGCGCGTAGTGCCCCCGGCGGGCGAGGCGTTGGCGGACGAGGCCGCGCGCACCCGAGCGGCACGGGCCGCCTGCTCGGCGCGCTGCCTTTCGGCCCGCTCCCGCCTGGCCTGCTCCTGCGCGGCCCGTCTCCGCTCCTCGGCGCGCTCGGCCTCCCGGCGGGCGGCCTCCGCGCGTTCGCGCTCAGCCCGTTCCCGTTCGGCGCGCTCGGCGCGTTCGGCCTGTTCGCGCTCCGCCTGCTCCCGTTCGGCCTGCTCCGCCCGCTGCCGCTCCGCAAGCTCCGCGAGCGCCGCCAGCTCCTGCCGCGCACGTTCGCGGCGGGCGCGGTCGCGGGCGGCGCGGGCCCTGCGTTCCTCCGTGTAGACCATCGTCGGGCGGGGCGGCGGCACCACGTTCGTACGTTCGTCGACGGTCAGGGCCGCCGGGTCCGTATGGCGGCCGCCGCTCGCGAGTTCCAGGCCCTGGTTCGCGTACGCGCCGATCAGTTCCGTCCAGCGCGGTGGCAGCCACCGGGTACCGCTGTGGGAAGCCGGCAGGCCGGCCTGGTCCTCGCGGAAGCGGGCGAGCAGGTTGGCGGGCGCGGGGCGTTGGGCCGGGTCTGCGGCGAGGCAGGGGCGGATCGTCGCGACGAGTTCCTTCGGCAGTCCGCCGAGGTCGAGTTCGCCGCGCTGGACGCGGGCCAGCAGCCGCAGCGTGTCGCCGTCCGCGGCGTAGGGCGGGCGCCCGGTGGCGAGCAGGAACAGGGTGGCGCCCAGGGAGTAGACGTCGGACGCGGCGGTCGACTCCTCGCCGCGGGCCTGTTCGGGCGAGGTGAAGGCGATCGTGCCGAGGGTGAGACCGGTGAGCGTGAGGTCACTGGCGTGCGAGATGCCGAAGTCGATGAGCCGGGGGCCGTCCAGCGGCAGCAGCACGTTCTGCGGCTTCACGTCGCGGTGGACGATGCCCACCCCGTGCAGCGTGACCAGTGCCTCCGCGGTCCCGGCGGCGATCCACCGTACGGCCGACGCGGGTAACACCCCGCAGGTGCGGACGAGTTCGGAGAGCGGGGGCGCGGCGATGTAGTCGATGGCCATCCAGGGACGCTCGGCGTTCGCGTCGGAGTCCCGTACGCGCGCCGTGTACGCGCTGTCGACCCGCTGGGCGAGCGACACCTCGCGGGCGAAGCGGCGCCGGTCGGTCTCGCTGACGTTCCCCTCGGCCAGCAGTGTCTTCACGGCGACGAGGCCACGGCCGCCGCGCTCACCGCTGCGGGCCAGATAGATCCGCCCCATGCCGCCGGACGCCAGCCGTCCGATCAGCCGGTACGGTCCGAGCGTCGCCGGATCGTCCGCACCCAGTGCCTGCACCCGCGCCCCGGCCATGTCCCTCCCCCTGTCACATCACCGTCGAGCCCCACAACGGTGCCACGTGCGCGCCCGAACAGCCATGGAATGCAGGAAGTCCCGGGCACTCTGTTGCCGGTCCGGGACAGGCCCGGCACGGATACCGGAACCCGGCCCCGGCCCCTGGCCCCCGTCCCGGTCCCGGAACATGCAGCAGCGCCGCCGGGGGAGCGGCGGCGCTGCTGGTCACTGATACCGGCCGGTGGTTACGGCAGGCCGTGCACGTGCGGGCCCACCGCGTTCGACCAGGCGTTGCCCGACTTGGCGTCCCAGTTGGTCGACCAGGTCATCGCGCCGCGGATGCCCGGGTACGTCCTCGAGGGCTTGAACGTCCCGCAGTTGGTGCCGGAGGCCAGGCAGTCCAGGGCCGCGTTCACGACCGACGGCGGTACGTAGCCGCTGCCCGCGCCGCTCGTGGAGGCGGGCACACCGAGACCGACCTGGGACGGGTCGAGGCCGCCCTCCAGCTGGATGCAGGCGAGCGCGGTGAGGAAGTCCACCGAGCCCTGCGAGTAGACCTTGCCGTCGCAGCCCAGCATCGAACCGCTGTTGTAGTACTGCATGTTGACGACGGTCAGGATGTCCTTGATGCCGAGCGCCGTCTTGAAGTACTCACCCGCGGTGGACTGCATGTCGATGGTCTGCGGGGCCATCGTGATGACGAGGCCGGAGCCCGCCTTCTGCGACAGCGAGCGCAGCGCCTTCGTCATGTACGTGGAGTTGAGGCCGTTCTCCAGGTCGATGTCGACACCGTTGAAGCCGTACTCCTGGATGAGCGAGTACACCGAGTCGGCGAAGTTGGTTGCCGAGGCGTCGCTGTTGACCGAGACGGACCCCTTCTCGCCGCCGACCGAGATGATGACGTTCTTCCCGGCCGCCTGCTTCGCCTTGATGTCGGCCTTGAACTGGTCGACGGTGTAGCCGTTCAGGCCCGCCGTGTCCAGGTTGAAGGTGACGGCGCCCGGCGTGCTCGTGGCGTCGGCGAAGGAGACCGCGATGATGTCGTAGTTCGCGGGCACGTCGCTGAGCTTCTGCACGGTCGCGCCGTTGTTGAAGTTCTGCCAGTAGCCGGTCACCGCGTGCTTGGGGACGGAGGTGCCGGGGTTGGGGTTGCCGCCGCCCTCCTTGGCCGTGCGCCCGCTGATCGTCGTGGACTTGACGGACTCACCGGCCGCGTTGGTGGCGGTCACCGCGAACTGGTACGCCGTGTCGGCGGCCAGCCCCGTGACCGTCGCCGAGCTCCCGGTGGTCGTGGTCGCCTTCTTGCCGTCCTGGTAGACGGT from Streptomyces sp. NBC_01591 includes:
- a CDS encoding serine/threonine-protein kinase, with product MAGARVQALGADDPATLGPYRLIGRLASGGMGRIYLARSGERGGRGLVAVKTLLAEGNVSETDRRRFAREVSLAQRVDSAYTARVRDSDANAERPWMAIDYIAAPPLSELVRTCGVLPASAVRWIAAGTAEALVTLHGVGIVHRDVKPQNVLLPLDGPRLIDFGISHASDLTLTGLTLGTIAFTSPEQARGEESTAASDVYSLGATLFLLATGRPPYAADGDTLRLLARVQRGELDLGGLPKELVATIRPCLAADPAQRPAPANLLARFREDQAGLPASHSGTRWLPPRWTELIGAYANQGLELASGGRHTDPAALTVDERTNVVPPPRPTMVYTEERRARAARDRARRERARQELAALAELAERQRAEQAEREQAEREQAERAERAERERAERERAEAARREAERAEERRRAAQEQARRERAERQRAEQAARAARVRAASSANASPAGGTTRPATAPSSGGSSNWGWLIAIAVVVALVIWQPWDTSGKASGSGGSASGTSTSGSSLDTHSDDEITGTDDNESSNDSGGTTDDSDSSADEPSPTPTPTPTPTPTPTPTPDATDRAFRAVRAGDCLNVYSDGHGEMSAEVPVRVNCRSWNAYMHVNRVTSRSGASSSCDTGQGFTWWHKSGEDGIGRTLCLDRVYQVGQCFPAQVQGAVSADLTVVLSCNSSSVPQAGQSILRITGYYRAPSAGTKWTCPAGRGERFWYWQVNKGRSIICASAA
- a CDS encoding chitinase translates to MERSPLSGHRIHRRRGRVRLGATMAVLAAGALTATGLAGNAQAADINVAKNAGFESGLANWSCTGGSGATVSSPVHGGTAALKATPSGQDTARCTQTVAVKPDSTYTLSSWVQGGYAYLGASGTGTTDVSTWSPGSGDWTQLTTTFRTGPNTTSVDVYTHGWYGQAAYLVDDISVNGPDGGGGTDPEPTVPSAPAGLAVGATTSSSAALSWNAVSGATGYTVYQDGKKATTTTGSSATVTGLAADTAYQFAVTATNAAGESVKSTTISGRTAKEGGGNPNPGTSVPKHAVTGYWQNFNNGATVQKLSDVPANYDIIAVSFADATSTPGAVTFNLDTAGLNGYTVDQFKADIKAKQAAGKNVIISVGGEKGSVSVNSDASATNFADSVYSLIQEYGFNGVDIDLENGLNSTYMTKALRSLSQKAGSGLVITMAPQTIDMQSTAGEYFKTALGIKDILTVVNMQYYNSGSMLGCDGKVYSQGSVDFLTALACIQLEGGLDPSQVGLGVPASTSGAGSGYVPPSVVNAALDCLASGTNCGTFKPSRTYPGIRGAMTWSTNWDAKSGNAWSNAVGPHVHGLP